In Vibrio gangliei, a single window of DNA contains:
- a CDS encoding SgrR family transcriptional regulator, which translates to MSSPRLRTQFERLFEHFQGEDCAIQLEELTDILCCTRRNTRIVLNKLAEEGWIEWVPAAGRGKLSQLIFKRNKVDVSENLAKRYLEEGKIEHALSVLDNDPARLTQVFQGYLGFSHLEGQQVIRLPYYRQLATLHPHKPTRRSEQHIIRQVFSGLTKLDEQEQVNADLAHHWDMLSPTHWRFYLRSGVRFHNGDRLTTNDIIHSIEQLKSLALFEHIESVSSPSNNTLDIHLSQSDYHLPLLLTETPAKIMQASCERQSNQRNQSNQSNDNYDLIPNGTGPYKVTRNDSARLVLEAFEHYFGYRPLIERVEVWVIDEAHSSMVYPSLTHPDTPAEGQFTDVELDPGCTYLLLNRKTGIAKDNNWASYLAQKLNPFSLMRGIPDQKVIEIGLLHAHGLKPGWHHSGILQSQPKPPSTSPDQSGGEYKTQITVAYHGTHPVFPYVIQSIKQLLKEDGIQLKAIKYDLTVENPDEVDIWVKSMGLANNRKDALIGWLLGYSDIDIMSTEDNFRDWKQMVSDWRSQPDHVFPAKELAKQLVQTHQLIPMFHCWLGVSQEQCGSLQNASCNALGWFDFSQVWVKPE; encoded by the coding sequence ATGAGTAGCCCACGATTAAGAACCCAATTTGAGCGTTTGTTTGAACATTTTCAAGGTGAAGATTGTGCTATCCAACTTGAAGAGTTAACCGATATTTTATGCTGCACTCGGCGCAACACTCGAATCGTATTAAATAAGTTAGCGGAAGAAGGCTGGATTGAATGGGTACCCGCCGCAGGTCGTGGCAAATTATCTCAGCTTATTTTTAAACGCAACAAAGTTGATGTCAGTGAGAACCTCGCCAAACGTTATTTAGAAGAAGGCAAAATTGAGCACGCTCTTTCTGTGTTGGATAATGATCCCGCACGTCTCACGCAAGTGTTTCAGGGGTACCTAGGATTTAGTCATTTAGAAGGGCAGCAAGTCATCCGCTTGCCATATTATCGACAACTCGCCACGCTGCACCCACATAAACCAACACGCCGCTCAGAGCAACATATCATCCGCCAAGTATTCAGTGGACTTACCAAGCTCGATGAACAAGAACAAGTTAACGCAGACCTTGCTCACCATTGGGATATGCTCTCTCCAACCCATTGGCGCTTTTATTTACGTTCTGGTGTGCGTTTTCATAATGGCGATAGGCTGACGACAAACGATATCATCCACAGTATTGAACAGCTAAAATCTCTGGCGCTGTTTGAACATATTGAGTCCGTTTCTTCACCATCGAACAACACATTAGATATTCATCTGAGTCAATCTGACTATCATTTACCATTATTGCTGACAGAAACCCCGGCTAAGATCATGCAAGCCAGTTGTGAGCGCCAAAGCAATCAACGTAATCAAAGCAATCAAAGTAATGACAATTACGATTTAATCCCAAATGGTACAGGCCCGTATAAAGTCACACGCAACGATAGCGCTCGATTAGTATTAGAAGCTTTTGAGCATTACTTCGGTTATCGACCTTTGATCGAACGCGTTGAGGTATGGGTAATCGATGAAGCACATTCCTCTATGGTGTACCCAAGCTTAACGCATCCAGATACTCCCGCCGAAGGCCAGTTTACTGATGTAGAGCTGGATCCAGGATGTACTTATTTGCTACTCAATCGAAAAACGGGCATCGCTAAAGATAATAACTGGGCTTCTTATTTAGCGCAGAAGTTAAATCCATTTAGCCTAATGCGCGGTATACCTGATCAAAAAGTGATTGAAATCGGGCTCCTTCATGCTCACGGTTTAAAACCAGGTTGGCATCATAGTGGCATCTTGCAATCGCAACCAAAACCGCCATCAACCAGTCCCGATCAATCTGGTGGTGAATACAAAACCCAAATCACCGTTGCGTATCATGGTACGCATCCAGTATTTCCTTATGTTATTCAATCAATTAAGCAATTACTGAAAGAAGATGGTATTCAATTGAAAGCGATTAAATATGACTTAACGGTAGAAAACCCTGATGAAGTCGATATTTGGGTCAAATCAATGGGGCTGGCCAATAACCGTAAAGATGCGTTGATCGGTTGGTTGCTTGGTTATAGCGATATTGACATCATGAGTACCGAAGATAATTTTCGTGATTGGAAGCAAATGGTATCCGATTGGCGCTCCCAACCCGATCATGTATTTCCGGCTAAAGAGCTGGCTAAACAATTGGTTCAGACACATCAATTAATCCCAATGTTTCACTGCTGGCTCGGCGTAAGCCAAGAACAATGCGGCTCATTGCAAAATGCCAGCTGTAATGCACTCGGGTGGTTCGATTTTAGTCAGGTATGGGTAAAGCCAGAATAA
- a CDS encoding DUF3389 family protein, with protein sequence MIIEFSQGKIIANLYDVVVRFNSVPSASLQCHVDAIKLIGRGANVITAHDVQCQWTVKLDNEHQLQNLADFLGIPIQ encoded by the coding sequence ATGATCATCGAATTTAGCCAGGGAAAGATCATTGCAAACTTGTACGATGTTGTAGTTCGATTTAATTCGGTGCCATCAGCCAGTTTGCAATGTCACGTTGATGCCATCAAGTTGATTGGGCGAGGAGCTAATGTCATTACCGCCCATGATGTACAGTGCCAATGGACAGTGAAACTCGACAATGAACATCAACTTCAAAACCTAGCCGACTTTTTAGGGATCCCTATTCAATAA
- a CDS encoding hotdog fold thioesterase: MIWKKDISLAALNATSKNTLMEHLNIGYVEITDNSISATMPVSSITHQPMGLLHGGASVVLAETLGSLAANMCVDDKSYCVGLDINANHIRAKRNGVVTGKTWPIHIGVSTQVWQIEIVDEEQRLLCTSRLTMAVKTRK; the protein is encoded by the coding sequence ATGATCTGGAAAAAGGACATTTCGCTTGCTGCGCTAAATGCAACGTCAAAAAACACATTGATGGAACATCTCAACATCGGATACGTAGAAATCACAGATAACAGTATTTCTGCCACCATGCCGGTTTCCAGCATAACGCATCAACCTATGGGCTTACTTCACGGCGGCGCATCCGTGGTTTTGGCGGAAACCTTAGGATCATTAGCCGCGAATATGTGTGTAGATGACAAATCTTACTGTGTAGGTCTTGATATCAATGCGAATCATATTCGAGCTAAGCGCAATGGAGTGGTGACAGGCAAAACTTGGCCAATTCATATCGGGGTATCCACTCAAGTGTGGCAAATTGAAATTGTTGATGAAGAGCAACGTTTGCTTTGTACTAGTCGATTGACTATGGCTGTAAAAACACGCAAATGA